The genome window acacattcagtaacatgttccagtacttttgctcacataaaaaaTGGGTGGTTTcaacaaaaggtgctatctcCTAAGTTGTGGATCAGATTCAATCGGAAGTGTAAGTGCATGTCTGCCCACGTAgacatggagaaaacaccacacagTCAGGCAGGACTTTCTTGCTGTGAGAGTGCTTACCAGTACACCACTGTATGTACTGCATGTACACAGTACTACTGTGCCTGCATGTAGGTTAAAAcctttattaattattttaaagttacagGGCTTTTAAATCCTCTTTCTAAAAGATGCAAGTTGTCATTTAGACAATGCTATGGGGTAGAACTCATAATTAATATACATACTTGAGCTTGACTACCAAAATCGAAGTAGTTACTGTAATTAGGTAAACTTGAGGTTTGTGCAAAATTGACACAAAGACATTCTTTTAATGCATCCCTGTCACAACCTCCCTGAATGTGGGAGTCCAATTTGGCAGATAGGTGAACAGTTTCCCAAATAAGAGACAAGAGTTGCTAGTTCAGACTGTTTATTTGCCTCCCatataaaaacactggaaaaccaaaacataaaaaagaaaagacatatAAATCAACCActtgacagcacatttaaatatctacaacagTATGATTGAACATTTTCCCATCCTAgacaaatgacaatgaaaaataaaaaataaaaagtagactattagcttgatgctaatacataatggaATTGCTCATTAACACGCTAAGGGGGATTAGCGTAAGTGTAGTAcacatctgttgtgtttttttaacattaaattgtttgtgTTGAATTAAAATCCAAAAATGCTTTGATTAAGTTTTCATATTCATCTGCAGGGTGACAGAGTTTAGTAACAGCAAAGTTAGATGCTGTTATTGTGGCCACAGTCAACCCTTAGTTAAGCCCCACTATAAAATGCTTATAAACCATATTAACTATTAATCTGAATAGAATGCAAAAGGAGAAACAGCTCTTTGAAAAATACACATATAGTAAAACTGGAAACATTAACAACTTGAACTTGACTCAAGCATTGCATTTTGGGACTCATGAACAACTGGTCCCTCCTCTGATGTAAGAGGCTATTTATGACTTTACTTTCACTGTTACCACCATATGGATTTAATGTTATGGTTGATTGTTGCTATGGAAATAATGGTTTGTTTCTATTATAGTTAGCTATTTAGTGAGCTAACATTAAACAGTCTTCCATTCTCTCAAGAAATATGCCaccctccagtaggggtccttagacaGGACCctcttacacttaccctgcctttgctttgtacctcaatTGTAAGTAGCTTTGGACAAAAGCATCAGCCAAAGAACtatatgtaaatacaaaatataacacTACTATAATGAACAATGTTCTTTCATTTGTTATAGGTATTCTGAATAAATGTCCCACCTTTCTTCAGTAGAAAGAGGTTTCCAAATCCATACAGACTTTAGTACATAGTGTAAAGGagatttctttttcatgtgCCTCAGGTTTTATTCACGTCTGTGAAAaccctttttttctttagtgcttgttacaaaaaaaagacacaattttAACACAGAGTTGTTCATTTCTGTCTTGTACTTGATGGGTTTTTGGTGTGTAGACTGTAGACTGTTGCTGGAGTCAGCATTAACCAGTCAGCTCCACCTCCACAGGGAAATGATCACTGACATCCAGAGCCTGagtaagacaaagaaaacattgtttGACATAGACTTCTGTGTGCACAGTTAAGCATGGAAGAGGTGATTGTGCTTTATTATGTACTATAAAGTAGGCCAAGATAAATCTAAAACCTTTTACACTGACATTGCCATGCGttacaatgttttttaatgttaacTATAAATCTTATAACCATTTTTAAATCATTGATATAATATTGACCTACTTCCAGTCTTTATGTTGAGTTAAGATGAAAGTGGGAACAATTGCAATAGGAAGCCAATTCCTATCTGTTCCTTGAAAGAGGAATttaacacaaaactgaaaagcAGTGTCTGCTTCCAACCCTCTTTGTGCTTGTCTGTAATGAACAAGTGATTCAGCCACGACATTAACGGCAGCAGGTGCACTTCGTAGGCCTTGTTgttatgtttgtattgtatatGTATTGTAGTTGTTCTTACCAGACTCTGGCTAAGATTCAGCTCAGTCATGTAGTTGTAGACCTCAGCACTGTTTTGCATCACTCCTTTCATCATATCAGCAGTGACCACAATCCTGCAAATACGCACTGTGAGGTGGAGTTACAGTGGGtgtctgtggatgtgtgtgtgttttaatgtggacATGTGTCCTACCTGTCGTAAGGACATTTAGTGTCTGTCACTGTGGTGTCGGCTTGACCTGTGATCAGCCAGTGGAAAGTCTTGTCTGTAAAGAGGCGAATCTTCTGCCAGTCTGAGTCTTTTATATATGTGCACCCTGCGTTGAAGTCACCCAGCAGCACTATGTTCTGCAGGGGGAGCATGATTAAGTTCgttcattcatattttaccaGATGAATCCCCCACACTCCACCTGTACGTGCACTGTTCCACTAAATCAATATAGATTTTTTTGCAGAATTGAAGAGAAGATTTACATTGGTGTTCCAGCGAGTTCGGACATCAGCCACCACATCATAGAGAGCATCCACTTCCTTCACAGCGCTGTCTGGAGATGTGTGCTGGGGGATCAGAACAAAGTTCTTCACAgctaaaaaacaggaaaaagagaagGTGGAAGAGGGATCCttgaagaaagagaaacagaagagcaaTAGGTATGGCTGTGTTTGAAGCTATGGCATATTACTACCTTGGTTAGACACACGAGAACTCTATTAGGCTGACACAAATCTTAGTGATGTCATTTTACAGCATGTACATACAGAATAAGGTTATGTCAGAGGGGCATGGGCATCAGgagactgactgtgtgtgacctCAGTTGCTCAGCAGATCGGCTAACAAATAAGAAAATCTGTTTCACTGGGGTTTGACTCAGACAGTATCATTCACGCTTCCTCTGCCTACCAGTATTTGTGGAGGAGAACATGACAATAAATGGCTCTCTGATGAAGGTGTCTGTCCCACAGGACTCACA of Anabas testudineus chromosome 8, fAnaTes1.2, whole genome shotgun sequence contains these proteins:
- the LOC113153671 gene encoding deoxyribonuclease-1-like, giving the protein MRLVCALCLFLTLLHLSAALLLGSFNIRAFGNKKASNSTLMNIISTIVHRYDVILIQEVRDTDLSATQMLMEHVNKGSQVRYSHIVSEPLGRSSYKERYLFLYREQMVSVVKDYTYDDGCESCGTDTFIREPFIVMFSSTNTAVKNFVLIPQHTSPDSAVKEVDALYDVVADVRTRWNTNNIVLLGDFNAGCTYIKDSDWQKIRLFTDKTFHWLITGQADTTVTDTKCPYDRIVVTADMMKGVMQNSAEVYNYMTELNLSQSLALDVSDHFPVEVELTG